In Mycobacterium gallinarum, a single window of DNA contains:
- a CDS encoding DUF1990 family protein: protein MKLSDLPALPLTYSEVGATAGPLPAGYHHVQKTAVIGRGRQRFDDAAARGMRWGMLRGAGVKVQATTDVAAVGSEVIVGLGPVQAPCRVVYVVDEPDRRGFAYGTLPGHPESGEELFLVRYDAATETVFAVVTAFSRHATWWSRLASPVTSLVQAAVTTRYLHAL from the coding sequence ATGAAACTGAGCGATCTTCCCGCCCTGCCGTTGACCTATTCAGAAGTCGGTGCCACCGCAGGACCACTGCCCGCGGGATACCACCACGTGCAGAAGACGGCGGTGATCGGCCGCGGCCGCCAGCGGTTCGACGACGCCGCAGCTCGCGGGATGAGGTGGGGGATGTTGCGCGGCGCCGGCGTCAAGGTCCAGGCGACGACGGACGTCGCCGCTGTGGGCTCGGAGGTGATCGTGGGCCTGGGGCCGGTGCAGGCGCCGTGCCGGGTCGTCTACGTCGTAGACGAACCCGATCGCCGGGGTTTCGCATACGGCACGTTGCCCGGCCACCCTGAGTCCGGCGAGGAGCTGTTCCTCGTCCGCTACGACGCCGCCACCGAGACGGTGTTCGCCGTGGTCACGGCCTTCTCCCGACACGCCACGTGGTGGAGCCGGCTGGCATCGCCTGTCACGTCGCTGGTGCAGGCAGCCGTCACGACGCGCTATTTGCATGCCCTGTGA